One Rhododendron vialii isolate Sample 1 chromosome 2a, ASM3025357v1 genomic region harbors:
- the LOC131316572 gene encoding U-box domain-containing protein 7, whose product MSDPSPCLSPCINPRFFSRMRRFLRLHRSNKPHLPRSDSFDTPRVVDFDQEQQGSSTDQMEIRESGEGGLVTLQRAVKRLHFGGWEEKEAAAEEIRRLARMDSKMKKEMAELRVVPPLVDMVGLEAGGRRRTVAVQALIELANGSYTNKVLIVEAGILSKLPQNISILDESTTHELAQLFLSISSLANSNFPLSSPQILPFLVGILESNSSIETKEFCLCTLYNLSTMLENAGNLATNEVVYILLRLSSVEQTSDKALATLGNVVVTLQGKKAMESNSMVPESFIEILAWEEKPKSQELSAYILMILAHQSSTQRQKMANSGIVPVLLEVALLSSPLAQKRALKLLQWFKDERQMKMGPHSGPQTRRIAIGSPVTQREANEGKKMMKKLVKQSLYKNMETITQRANTAENSCSKLKALVISSSSKSLPY is encoded by the exons ATGTCTGATCCCTCCCCTTGTCTCTCTCCCTGCATAAACCCCCGCTTCTTCTCCCGCATGCGACGGTTCCTCCGCCTCCATCGCTCCAACAAGCCACACCTGCCGCGGTCCGATAGCTTCGACACGCCGAGAGTCGTCGATTTCGATCAAGAACAACAGGGCAGTAGTACTGATCAAATGGAGATCAGAGAAAGCGGCGAGGGTGGCTTGGTAACTTTGCAGAGGGCGGTGAAGAGGCTTCACTTTGGGGGGTGGGAAGAGAAggaggcggcggcggaggagaTTAGGAGGTTGGCGAGAATGGATTCGAAGATGAAGAAGGAGATGGCGGAGCTCAGGGTGGTGCCGCCGTTGGTGGATATGGTTGGTTTGGAGGCCGGCGGGCGGCGGCGGACGGTGGCGGTTCAGGCTTTGATCGAGCTTGCTAATGGAAGTTACAC GAACAAGGTACTGATTGTTGAGGCTGGGATCTTGTCAAAATTACCCCAAAACATCAGCATATTGGACGAATCAACAACGCATGAACTGGCACAATTGTTCCTATCCATATCATCACTAGCGAACAGCAACTTCCCTCTCTCCTCACCGCAAATTCTTCCATTCCTCGTTGGGATTCTGGAGTCTAATTCAAGCATCGAAACCAAAGAATTTTGTTTGTGCACATTGTACAATCTTTCGACCATGCTAGAAAATGCAGGAAACTTGGCTACCAATGAGGTGGTTTACATCCTCTTGAGGCTTTCTTCCGTAGAACAAACATCGGATAAAGCCCTCGCAACATTAGGGAATGTGGTGGTGACCCTCCAGGGAAAGAAAGCAATGGAAAGCAATTCCATGGTGCCAGAAAGCTTTATAGAGATTTTGGCATGGGAGGAAAAACCCAAATCCCAAGAACTTTCTGCATACATTTTGATGATTCTGGCACACCAGAGTTCCACCCAGAGACAAAAAATGGCTAATTCAGGAATTGTCCCTGTACTTCTTGAAGTCGCGTTATTGAGTAGCCCATTAGCTCAAAAACGGGCACTGAAACTACTCCAATGGTTTAAAGATGAACGACAAATGAAAATGGGGCCTCATTCTGGGCCACAAACGAGACGGATTGCTATAGGGTCACCGGTGACTCAGAGAGAGGCCAATGAAGGGAAGAAAATGATGAAGAAGTTGGTGAAGCAAAGTCTTTACAAGAATATGGAAACGATTACTCAACGAGCCAATACTGCTGAGAATTCGTGTTCTAAGCTAAAGGCATTGGTTATTAGTTCAAGTTCTAAGAGCTTGCCTTATTAG